One Diceros bicornis minor isolate mBicDic1 chromosome 27, mDicBic1.mat.cur, whole genome shotgun sequence genomic region harbors:
- the LCA5L gene encoding lebercilin-like protein isoform X1, which yields MSWAHPTETIDEHFPSVALENRTRSAECTTCPDTGDCPRNSNASNKSVDYSRSQCSCRSLSSRYDYSEDFLSECSETAVNRNYLEKPAVKEKEEKKKYNVSKISQPKVNRWPCYRVPQYLDFSGILPFILAEESRFESPKKYKYLSQLPKKMVSKSGKKEIPAEKKHSWNAPCLNSQINMLTQRRDAVTHRVLSARLHKIKELRNELADIHRELEATVTENQFLKQLQLRHLKAIGKYENSQNNLPQIMVKHQNEVKTLRQLLRKSQEQERSVSRKLRDTDGQLLKTKDALQALQKLSEDKNLAEREELTQRLSILTTKMEANDKKIQSLEQQLRLNNKAFNRQLAIENRKTLAAQTATKTLQMEVKRLQQKLKEKDRELEIKNIYTNRILKNLHDKEDYPKVFSTKSVQADRKSFSFSSMRHQETQKSEDGPSLTTKGKKTTGNIGHKEKSSAVIQAVLHTPSKLPNQGDSKRKYQDLSKEEEHLEVQPPLENTGRQREKKEDQEKKTTLVKEEELPPKRIQAIQEREDNQEEDTVKEKFKRSLQINDMDEIADKNAAPNIKTPFRQRKHYSFTEAIENLHHGLPASGGPASTGIMRCNHGTSKHRSNAEELRLEHSAAGYEPSFGKSSRTKAKDTTFRDKKSSLMEELFGSGCVLKDDQTSTDVTKGSEETLKSKKMPHLPPSQASASNAFGDSKVTVVNSIKSSSPTEGKRKIIF from the exons AGAAAACCGTACAAGGTCCGCAGAGTGCACGACCTGCCCGGACACAGGCGATTGTCCGAGGAACAGTAACGCTTCCAATAAGAGCGTTGATTATAGCCGATCTCAGTGTTCCTGCAGAAGTTTAAGTTCTCGCTACGATTATTCAGAAGACTTTCTCTCTGAATGTTCAGAAACAGCTGTCAATAGAAATTATTTAGAGAAGCCTGCggtaaaagaaaaagaggagaagaaaaagtataatgtttctaaaatctcCCAACCTAAAG TTAACAGGTGGCCTTGTTACAGAGTACCACAATACCTGGATTTCAGTGGCATCTTGCCTTTCATCTTAGCTGAAGAATCAAGGTTTGAATcgccaaagaaatataaatacctGTCTCAACTCCCCAAGAAGATGGTCTCCAAGTCCG GCAAGAAGGAAATCCCAGCTGAAAAAAAGCACAGCTGGAACGCACCGTGTTTAAATTCTCAAATCAATATGCTGACCCAGAGAAGAGATGCTGTGACTCATCGCGTACTCTCAGCGAGGCTTCATAAGATTAAAGAACTAAGAAATGAGTTAGCTGATATACATCGGGAACTGGAAGCCACCGTCACAGAAAACCAATTTTTGAAACAACTTCAGCTTAGGCACTTGAAAGCTATAGGGAAATATGAGAATTCACAAAATAATCTACCTCAAATTATGGTTAAACATCAGAATGAAGTAAAAACCTTAAGGCAGCTGCTTAGGAAATCCCAGGAACAGGAAAGAAGCGTATCTAGGAAACTCAGAGACACCGACGGCCAGCTCCTGAAGACTAAAGATGCCTTGCAGGCCCTGCAGAAACTTTCTGAGGACAAAAATCTTGCAGAGAGGGAAGAACTTACTCAAAGATTGTCTATTCTTACCACAAAAATGGAGgcaaatgacaaaaaaatacaG AGCTTGGAACAACAGCTAAGGTTGAACAATAAAGCCTTTAATCGGCAGTTGGCCATTGAGAACCGCAAGACTTTAGCCGCTCAAACAGCAACAAAGACTCTGCAGATGGAAGTAAAACGCCTTCAACAAAAACTTAAG GAGAAAGATCGAGagcttgaaattaaaaacatctacACTAATCGGATACTTAAAAATTTACATGACAAAGAAGATTATCCAAAAG ttttttcaacaaaatcAGTACAAGCAGACaggaaaagtttttcattttcaagTATGAGACACCAGGAAACCCAAAAATCGGAAGATGGTCCATCTTTGACAACTAAG GGTAAAAAGACAACAGGAAACATTGGTCACAAAGAGAAATCAAGTGCAGTCATCCAGGCAGTTCTTCACACTCCCAGCAAACTGCCAAACCAGGGGGATTCCAAGAGAAAATATCAAG ATTTATCAAAGGAAGAGGAACACTTGGAGGTACAACCACCTCTGGAGAATACtggaagacaaagagagaaaaaagaagatcaagaaaagaaaaccactttaGTGAAAGAAGAAGAACTACCACCAAAAAGAATTCAAGCAATTCAGGAAAGGGAAGACAATCAGGAAGAAGATACAGTAAAAGAAAAGTTTAAGAGAAGTCTACAAATCAATGACATGGATGAGATAGCTGATAAAAATGCTGCTCCAAATATCAAAACACCCTTCAGACAAAGAAAGCATTATTCATTCACAGAAGCGATCGAAAACCTGCATCACGGGCTCCCTGCTTCTGGTGGGCCAGCCAGCACTGGCATCATGAGATGCAATCACGGTACAAGCAAACATCGCAGTAACGCAGAAGAACTGAGGCTAGAACACTCTGCCGCTGGGTATGAACCCTCTTTTGGTAAGTCTTCCAGAACAAAAGCAAAAGATACGACTTTCAGAGACAAGAAGAGCAGTCTAATGGAAGAACTCTTTGGATCAGGCTGTGTCTTAAAAGATGACCAGACAAGTACTGATGTTACTAAAGGGTCCGAGGAGACTCTGAAAAGTAAGAAGATGCCCCATCTACCTCCCAGTCAGGCCTCCGCCAGCAACGCTTTTGGAGATTCTAAAGTAACTGTGGTAAATTCTATTAAGTCCTCTTCAcctacagaaggaaaaagaaaaataattttttaa
- the LCA5L gene encoding lebercilin-like protein isoform X2 produces the protein MSWAHPTETIDEHFPSVALENRTRSAECTTCPDTGDCPRNSNASNKSVDYSRSQCSCRSLSSRYDYSEDFLSECSETAVNRNYLEKPAVKEKEEKKKYNVSKISQPKGKKEIPAEKKHSWNAPCLNSQINMLTQRRDAVTHRVLSARLHKIKELRNELADIHRELEATVTENQFLKQLQLRHLKAIGKYENSQNNLPQIMVKHQNEVKTLRQLLRKSQEQERSVSRKLRDTDGQLLKTKDALQALQKLSEDKNLAEREELTQRLSILTTKMEANDKKIQSLEQQLRLNNKAFNRQLAIENRKTLAAQTATKTLQMEVKRLQQKLKEKDRELEIKNIYTNRILKNLHDKEDYPKVFSTKSVQADRKSFSFSSMRHQETQKSEDGPSLTTKGKKTTGNIGHKEKSSAVIQAVLHTPSKLPNQGDSKRKYQDLSKEEEHLEVQPPLENTGRQREKKEDQEKKTTLVKEEELPPKRIQAIQEREDNQEEDTVKEKFKRSLQINDMDEIADKNAAPNIKTPFRQRKHYSFTEAIENLHHGLPASGGPASTGIMRCNHGTSKHRSNAEELRLEHSAAGYEPSFGKSSRTKAKDTTFRDKKSSLMEELFGSGCVLKDDQTSTDVTKGSEETLKSKKMPHLPPSQASASNAFGDSKVTVVNSIKSSSPTEGKRKIIF, from the exons AGAAAACCGTACAAGGTCCGCAGAGTGCACGACCTGCCCGGACACAGGCGATTGTCCGAGGAACAGTAACGCTTCCAATAAGAGCGTTGATTATAGCCGATCTCAGTGTTCCTGCAGAAGTTTAAGTTCTCGCTACGATTATTCAGAAGACTTTCTCTCTGAATGTTCAGAAACAGCTGTCAATAGAAATTATTTAGAGAAGCCTGCggtaaaagaaaaagaggagaagaaaaagtataatgtttctaaaatctcCCAACCTAAAG GCAAGAAGGAAATCCCAGCTGAAAAAAAGCACAGCTGGAACGCACCGTGTTTAAATTCTCAAATCAATATGCTGACCCAGAGAAGAGATGCTGTGACTCATCGCGTACTCTCAGCGAGGCTTCATAAGATTAAAGAACTAAGAAATGAGTTAGCTGATATACATCGGGAACTGGAAGCCACCGTCACAGAAAACCAATTTTTGAAACAACTTCAGCTTAGGCACTTGAAAGCTATAGGGAAATATGAGAATTCACAAAATAATCTACCTCAAATTATGGTTAAACATCAGAATGAAGTAAAAACCTTAAGGCAGCTGCTTAGGAAATCCCAGGAACAGGAAAGAAGCGTATCTAGGAAACTCAGAGACACCGACGGCCAGCTCCTGAAGACTAAAGATGCCTTGCAGGCCCTGCAGAAACTTTCTGAGGACAAAAATCTTGCAGAGAGGGAAGAACTTACTCAAAGATTGTCTATTCTTACCACAAAAATGGAGgcaaatgacaaaaaaatacaG AGCTTGGAACAACAGCTAAGGTTGAACAATAAAGCCTTTAATCGGCAGTTGGCCATTGAGAACCGCAAGACTTTAGCCGCTCAAACAGCAACAAAGACTCTGCAGATGGAAGTAAAACGCCTTCAACAAAAACTTAAG GAGAAAGATCGAGagcttgaaattaaaaacatctacACTAATCGGATACTTAAAAATTTACATGACAAAGAAGATTATCCAAAAG ttttttcaacaaaatcAGTACAAGCAGACaggaaaagtttttcattttcaagTATGAGACACCAGGAAACCCAAAAATCGGAAGATGGTCCATCTTTGACAACTAAG GGTAAAAAGACAACAGGAAACATTGGTCACAAAGAGAAATCAAGTGCAGTCATCCAGGCAGTTCTTCACACTCCCAGCAAACTGCCAAACCAGGGGGATTCCAAGAGAAAATATCAAG ATTTATCAAAGGAAGAGGAACACTTGGAGGTACAACCACCTCTGGAGAATACtggaagacaaagagagaaaaaagaagatcaagaaaagaaaaccactttaGTGAAAGAAGAAGAACTACCACCAAAAAGAATTCAAGCAATTCAGGAAAGGGAAGACAATCAGGAAGAAGATACAGTAAAAGAAAAGTTTAAGAGAAGTCTACAAATCAATGACATGGATGAGATAGCTGATAAAAATGCTGCTCCAAATATCAAAACACCCTTCAGACAAAGAAAGCATTATTCATTCACAGAAGCGATCGAAAACCTGCATCACGGGCTCCCTGCTTCTGGTGGGCCAGCCAGCACTGGCATCATGAGATGCAATCACGGTACAAGCAAACATCGCAGTAACGCAGAAGAACTGAGGCTAGAACACTCTGCCGCTGGGTATGAACCCTCTTTTGGTAAGTCTTCCAGAACAAAAGCAAAAGATACGACTTTCAGAGACAAGAAGAGCAGTCTAATGGAAGAACTCTTTGGATCAGGCTGTGTCTTAAAAGATGACCAGACAAGTACTGATGTTACTAAAGGGTCCGAGGAGACTCTGAAAAGTAAGAAGATGCCCCATCTACCTCCCAGTCAGGCCTCCGCCAGCAACGCTTTTGGAGATTCTAAAGTAACTGTGGTAAATTCTATTAAGTCCTCTTCAcctacagaaggaaaaagaaaaataattttttaa